CGTAACTGGGTTTTACCTAAAGATGATAGATATTCACCTAGGGTATTTTTTAAAGAAGCCGGTGGAAAGGCGCAAGGTGCAGGAATATCTGCAGCATATTGGGTGAGCATGACAAAGCCAGCCAGGTTAGGGCGGCAATTACGCTCAAAGCCAGTAAAGTCGTCTTCAACAAAAGCGCGAGTCAATTGTCTGGCTCGGTCAGCACGGAAGTTCATAAACACTACTGCATCACCGTCTTCGATTGCTGCTGGCTTATTATCAGCAGGGGTAATAACAGTAGCTTTAACAAATTCATCATTTTCATCCCGTGCGTAAGCAGCCTGCAAACCAGCAACTGGGTCTTCTGCAGAAAATTCAGCACTACTTTCAGTAAGCATGTTGTAAGCAGCAGCAACTCGGTCCCAACGATTATCACGGTCCATGGAAAAGTAACGACCAATTAAGCTGGCGATGCGTCCTTTACCCAGTTCAGCAAGCTTTGCTTCGATGCGCTTCAAAGAAGCTTCAGCACTCCGTGGTGGAGTGTCTCGACCGTCTAAAAATGCATGCACATAAATTGCTTTGGCACCACGCTGAGCAGCCAAATCAATCATAGCCAAAATATGATTTTCATGGCTGTGGACACCACCAGGTGATAATAAGCCTAAGATGTGAACTGACTTGTTGTCAGCAATAGCCTTATCAACAACGCCTGTCAGCGTTGGGTTGGTGAAAAAAGACGCGTCCGCAATGGCTTTGGTGATGCGGGTAAAGTCCTGATAAACAACCCGTCCTGCACCTAGGTTCATATGGCCGACTTCAGAGTTACCCATTTGGCCATCGGGTAACCCCACATCGATGCCTGATCCTGAAATCAAATTGTGTGGATTATGCTGCCACAGTTTATCCCAAACAGGGGTGTTTGCCGCAGCAATTGCATTGGACTCTGAGGTTTCGCTATAGCCAAAGCCATCAAGAATTAGTAAGGCGGTAGTACGTCGTTGGTTACTCATAATTCAGTGCTGCTCAATAGTAAATGGTACAAAAAGCGAGTAATGAGATATTAGCGAGATTCTAATTAGAGGTCTATTAGCCCGAATATTTCATCAAACCACAGAAAAAATCCATGTAGTTGAGTGAAACCATTGTTAA
This genomic interval from Spartinivicinus ruber contains the following:
- the gpmM gene encoding 2,3-bisphosphoglycerate-independent phosphoglycerate mutase, with protein sequence MSNQRRTTALLILDGFGYSETSESNAIAAANTPVWDKLWQHNPHNLISGSGIDVGLPDGQMGNSEVGHMNLGAGRVVYQDFTRITKAIADASFFTNPTLTGVVDKAIADNKSVHILGLLSPGGVHSHENHILAMIDLAAQRGAKAIYVHAFLDGRDTPPRSAEASLKRIEAKLAELGKGRIASLIGRYFSMDRDNRWDRVAAAYNMLTESSAEFSAEDPVAGLQAAYARDENDEFVKATVITPADNKPAAIEDGDAVVFMNFRADRARQLTRAFVEDDFTGFERNCRPNLAGFVMLTQYAADIPAPCAFPPASLKNTLGEYLSSLGKTQLRIAETEKYAHVTFFFSGGEETPYDGETRILINSPDVATYDLKPEMSAPEVTDKLVEAITSGQFDLVVCNYANGDMVGHTGNFDAAVKAVECLDECVGRIIQALEQVNGQCLITADHGNVEQMSNEETGQAHTAHTCEPVPLVYAGPKAIKIKDGGILSDVAPTILSLMDIPVPEEMTGKVLIEPAN